From a region of the Catalinimonas alkaloidigena genome:
- a CDS encoding carboxymuconolactone decarboxylase family protein: MLATTTTRFRVIELEEASPEVAEIYQETMREMGIPFVLNWFKCQGTNPTLLRGNWEKLKATMLRGQVPFILKQLIIYNISKKKGCHYCAHAHGVMADSLSATLTGDPAVKLTDNVYQDAVPSAYQTAIRTVTKCALSSASTTDEDFETLREEGFAEEEVLELMSLADLTNMLNTIADISGIRIDNELMEIK, encoded by the coding sequence ATGTTAGCAACTACAACGACGCGCTTCCGTGTTATTGAATTAGAAGAAGCCTCGCCCGAAGTGGCCGAGATTTACCAGGAAACCATGCGCGAAATGGGCATTCCGTTCGTGCTGAACTGGTTCAAATGCCAGGGCACCAACCCTACCCTCCTGCGCGGCAACTGGGAAAAGCTCAAAGCGACCATGTTGCGCGGGCAGGTACCGTTCATTTTGAAACAGCTCATCATCTATAACATTTCGAAAAAGAAAGGCTGCCACTATTGCGCCCATGCGCACGGCGTGATGGCCGATAGCCTCAGCGCGACCCTCACAGGTGACCCGGCTGTCAAGCTGACCGACAATGTTTACCAGGACGCCGTTCCGTCGGCCTACCAAACGGCCATCCGTACCGTAACCAAGTGCGCCCTGTCGTCGGCCAGCACTACCGATGAAGATTTCGAGACGCTGCGCGAAGAAGGATTTGCCGAAGAAGAAGTGCTGGAACTGATGAGTCTGGCCGACCTGACCAACATGCTCAACACCATCGCCGATATTTCGGGCATTCGCATCGATAACGAGCTGATGGAAATTAAATAA
- a CDS encoding PorP/SprF family type IX secretion system membrane protein, whose amino-acid sequence MKKLGFWVACLLSHSLWAQINIGNNLYTENEFSLNPAYAGVSYQVRADLQATRFRLAQAQEYTGGAFYLQGGLTDRLGLGMRVQTSTQSVFAHTSAEAVAACHVPLSWSQRLSFGLSFGFNWDRVTQDYSGQNAYVDPNDPVLNNTNNGHVQPLAGVGMVYTWSRLSVAATVQDMLTDESRGAGQYLGQVTYLFGDNSERLMVQPSVLLCRQGDRSAWADLNAKVIWQEQWWAQLGYRTTGNLMMGAGASFREVHVGYAFGYPIGKYQHLATSVHELTVSFRFRERQFNGQPALIVEPAIEGK is encoded by the coding sequence ATGAAAAAATTAGGCTTTTGGGTGGCATGCCTGTTGAGTCATAGCCTGTGGGCACAAATCAACATCGGGAATAACCTATACACCGAAAACGAGTTCAGTCTCAACCCTGCCTACGCCGGGGTGAGCTATCAGGTCCGGGCCGATTTGCAGGCGACCCGCTTTCGTCTGGCGCAAGCACAGGAGTACACCGGCGGCGCGTTTTACCTGCAAGGCGGGCTGACGGACCGTTTGGGGTTGGGCATGCGCGTGCAAACCAGCACGCAGTCCGTGTTTGCCCATACGAGTGCGGAGGCAGTGGCCGCGTGCCATGTCCCGTTAAGCTGGAGCCAGCGCCTGAGTTTCGGGCTTTCATTTGGCTTCAACTGGGACAGAGTGACGCAGGATTACAGCGGGCAGAATGCGTACGTAGACCCCAACGACCCCGTACTGAACAACACGAACAACGGACACGTACAGCCGCTGGCCGGTGTGGGGATGGTCTACACCTGGAGCCGTCTTTCGGTGGCGGCAACGGTGCAGGACATGCTAACGGACGAAAGCCGGGGCGCGGGTCAATATTTGGGTCAAGTGACGTATCTCTTTGGCGACAACAGCGAACGGCTGATGGTACAACCTTCGGTGCTTTTGTGTCGGCAGGGAGACCGCAGCGCCTGGGCCGACCTGAATGCGAAAGTTATCTGGCAGGAGCAGTGGTGGGCACAGCTCGGCTACCGAACCACCGGAAACCTGATGATGGGGGCCGGTGCTTCGTTCCGGGAAGTGCACGTGGGGTACGCATTCGGATACCCTATTGGCAAATACCAGCATCTGGCTACGTCGGTACACGAACTGACGGTTTCCTTCCGCTTCCGGGAGCGCCAGTTCAACGGCCAGCCGGCGTTGATCGTAGAGCCGGCCATTGAAGGGAAATAA
- a CDS encoding cadherin domain-containing protein, with protein MLNKILTFATLLTALLRVAAAHAQGWSVDPARYNHSMVVVGVLNLDRVESRATTDTVYAFVNGECRGVATPQYQQKVDRYLAYLIVYSNESGGEISYRIVSNGDTLSVVQTQRFEVNGLVGHATRPYVWSNVALNDKAILESLTAPTQQGSTQFHEGTVTLKVDYSTDRSQLAPQFTLASGATAWVGGVRQVSGVTQNDYTQPVRYTIRSEDEQHFAEYEVVINQGNAFPTAIQLSHQAVEENRPGGTWVADLTAADLNHTTHQFSLVAGLGDQDNAAFTIHENQLLTADVFDFEQQAAYAIRLQAQDPEGDTVTQAFVIQVQDRNETPYLADTTLGVYENAAPGTIVGQLVPTDPDANTTFTFRILGANTAFSVDTAGHLRVAQPVDFETQPQYRFALEVRDNGTPSLADTAWVNVQVYELNEKPHLADTTLVTNENVPDGTLVGQLIATDPDAGTQFRFALLDEAVPFQVDTTGQLWVAGPLDFEQQATYRFRVEVKDDNLPPLSDTAWVEVRVQNLNDKPVMADTTLVISENLAPAAEIATLIATDQDSGTVLRFRLIRQEVPFQVDSTGRLVVAAKLDYETQSSYRFEVEVRDNGAPQRADTAWVDIQLQDQNEAPFLADTLLLVNEATAPGTLVGQLLATDPDRPTQLRFALLDPTLPFLVEETGQLRVAESLDYETRSSYRFLVEVQDDGTPMLADTAWVDVQVVDQNDVPHLADTTLVVAENALQGTRVGQLVATDPDSGSVFRFTLLTSQLPFRVDTSGLVVVAQSYALDFETRASYRMQVEVRDNRIPQLADTAWVDVQLQDLNEAPVLEEAAFTVDENAAQGVVVGQLIATDADAGTQFSFSILTEEMPFVVDASGQVQVGEGDALNYEVKSFYRFEVEVRDNGALPLADTAWVEVTVQDQQEADLPVNNYVTPNQDHYNDVWEIQNLDLYEGYTLRIFDRYGTLVYETSQYQNQWVGQNQHGKALAPGVYLYRFLAPAGTGISYQGTIHLVR; from the coding sequence ATGTTAAACAAGATCCTGACTTTCGCGACCCTGTTGACGGCGCTGTTGCGGGTAGCGGCAGCACATGCCCAGGGGTGGTCGGTCGATCCCGCCCGATACAATCATTCGATGGTCGTGGTAGGGGTACTCAACCTGGACCGCGTGGAGTCGCGTGCCACGACGGATACCGTGTATGCCTTCGTGAACGGCGAATGCCGCGGCGTGGCGACCCCGCAATACCAACAGAAAGTGGACCGCTACCTGGCGTACCTGATTGTGTACAGCAACGAGTCGGGCGGAGAAATTTCGTACCGGATCGTCAGCAACGGCGATACGCTTTCGGTCGTGCAAACGCAACGCTTTGAAGTGAACGGCTTGGTGGGCCATGCAACGCGCCCGTACGTTTGGTCCAACGTCGCCTTGAACGACAAGGCAATCCTGGAATCGTTGACGGCTCCGACCCAGCAGGGAAGCACGCAATTCCATGAAGGGACAGTGACGCTGAAAGTAGACTACAGTACCGACCGCAGCCAACTCGCTCCGCAGTTCACGCTGGCCTCTGGTGCCACGGCCTGGGTCGGGGGCGTGCGGCAGGTAAGTGGCGTTACGCAAAACGATTACACGCAGCCGGTGCGTTACACCATTCGCTCGGAAGACGAACAGCATTTTGCCGAGTACGAAGTGGTGATAAATCAGGGCAATGCGTTCCCGACGGCCATTCAGCTTTCCCACCAGGCGGTGGAGGAAAATCGACCCGGCGGCACGTGGGTCGCGGACCTGACGGCCGCCGACCTGAACCACACGACGCACCAGTTTTCGCTCGTCGCGGGGCTGGGCGACCAGGACAATGCCGCCTTCACGATCCACGAAAATCAGTTGCTGACCGCCGACGTGTTTGATTTCGAGCAGCAGGCGGCTTACGCCATCCGGTTGCAGGCGCAGGACCCGGAAGGCGATACCGTAACGCAGGCGTTTGTGATTCAGGTGCAGGATCGTAACGAAACACCGTACCTGGCCGACACGACGTTGGGCGTATACGAAAACGCCGCTCCGGGCACAATCGTCGGACAACTGGTACCGACCGACCCCGATGCCAATACCACCTTCACGTTCCGAATTCTGGGTGCGAACACCGCGTTCAGCGTGGACACGGCCGGGCACTTGCGGGTGGCACAACCCGTCGATTTCGAGACGCAGCCGCAGTATCGCTTTGCGCTGGAGGTGCGCGACAACGGTACGCCGTCGCTGGCCGACACCGCCTGGGTCAACGTGCAGGTATACGAGCTGAACGAGAAGCCGCATCTGGCGGACACGACGCTGGTCACCAACGAAAATGTCCCGGACGGAACCCTGGTAGGACAGTTGATCGCCACTGATCCTGATGCCGGAACGCAGTTCAGGTTTGCGTTGCTGGACGAAGCTGTGCCGTTCCAGGTCGATACGACGGGACAACTCTGGGTCGCCGGACCTCTGGATTTCGAACAACAGGCGACGTACCGGTTTCGGGTCGAAGTGAAAGACGACAACCTCCCGCCGTTGTCCGACACGGCCTGGGTCGAAGTACGCGTACAGAACCTGAACGACAAGCCTGTGATGGCCGATACGACTTTGGTGATCAGCGAGAACCTCGCCCCCGCGGCAGAAATCGCGACCTTGATCGCCACCGATCAGGACAGTGGCACCGTACTGCGGTTTCGCCTGATCCGCCAGGAGGTGCCGTTCCAGGTCGACAGCACCGGACGTCTGGTCGTCGCGGCGAAGCTCGACTACGAAACCCAGTCGTCGTATCGTTTTGAGGTAGAAGTACGCGACAACGGAGCGCCGCAACGCGCCGACACCGCCTGGGTAGATATTCAGCTTCAGGACCAGAACGAGGCACCCTTTTTGGCCGATACGCTGCTGTTGGTGAACGAAGCGACCGCACCGGGTACGTTGGTGGGCCAACTGCTGGCCACCGACCCCGACCGGCCTACGCAACTGCGCTTCGCCTTGCTGGACCCAACGCTGCCCTTTTTGGTAGAAGAAACCGGGCAACTGCGGGTTGCGGAGAGCCTTGATTACGAAACCCGGTCGTCGTACCGCTTCCTGGTCGAAGTGCAGGACGACGGCACCCCGATGCTGGCCGATACGGCCTGGGTCGACGTGCAGGTTGTCGATCAGAACGACGTCCCGCACCTGGCCGATACCACGCTGGTCGTTGCCGAAAATGCGCTGCAGGGCACCCGTGTCGGGCAACTGGTGGCGACGGACCCCGACAGTGGGTCGGTGTTCCGGTTTACGTTACTGACCTCACAATTGCCCTTCCGTGTCGATACGTCGGGCCTTGTGGTCGTGGCGCAGTCGTACGCCCTGGATTTCGAGACGCGGGCGTCGTACCGGATGCAGGTGGAAGTGCGCGACAACCGCATTCCGCAGCTGGCCGATACGGCTTGGGTCGACGTGCAGCTTCAGGATCTGAACGAGGCCCCTGTGTTGGAGGAAGCCGCCTTCACGGTCGACGAGAACGCGGCACAAGGCGTGGTGGTCGGACAACTGATCGCGACCGATGCCGATGCCGGAACGCAGTTCAGTTTCAGCATTCTGACGGAGGAGATGCCCTTTGTGGTGGATGCGTCGGGGCAAGTGCAGGTTGGCGAAGGGGATGCCCTCAACTATGAGGTAAAATCCTTCTACCGGTTCGAAGTGGAAGTGCGCGACAACGGGGCGCTGCCGCTGGCCGATACCGCTTGGGTCGAAGTGACCGTGCAGGACCAGCAGGAAGCCGACTTGCCGGTCAACAACTACGTGACGCCCAACCAAGACCATTACAACGACGTGTGGGAAATCCAGAATCTGGACCTCTACGAAGGATACACACTGCGCATTTTCGACCGATACGGAACCCTGGTTTACGAAACCAGTCAATACCAGAACCAGTGGGTCGGGCAGAACCAACACGGCAAAGCCCTGGCGCCGGGCGTGTACCTGTACCGCTTTCTGGCACCTGCCGGTACGGGCATTTCTTACCAGGGGACCATTCATCTAGTTCGTTAA
- a CDS encoding sensor histidine kinase — protein MVNNQLLYEATQRLRYETFAKMSAEVNAAADLTRVAQSLASNLKYIVDASACRLLVAYENQVVSIETARAQWQVRAEGVAFTPFEQRVLATGVPIVQTDDQGGVLPLYGKPLAHLCFFPVVMQPGQQLLLIVGCKVPEAYNETDFRFFRLIGQLMLNRITSLLVLQHLEQIVSVRTQELRQANQELNTLFYRLSHNFRRPLTSLMGLFGLIRTITPEPQVHDMLGKCNEVLSGMDAMLRKLSTLSEVEAVEQLRMPLNFYSIVEMLRLHYQPALQDKQIALDVVIEVTQEVHFYAFVVHALLQNLLENAIFFLGQHPSPVRRIGVQIRAHQGELELSVHDNGPGISPAIQEKVFELYYKGDVTSKGEGLGLYVVKKIAERYAGTVALHSPATGGTQVVIRFALPEA, from the coding sequence TTGGTCAACAATCAACTGCTTTACGAAGCTACTCAACGGCTGCGCTACGAGACTTTTGCCAAGATGTCGGCCGAAGTCAATGCCGCGGCAGATCTGACGCGTGTGGCGCAGTCGTTGGCTAGCAACCTGAAATACATTGTCGATGCATCGGCCTGCCGCCTGCTGGTAGCCTACGAAAACCAGGTGGTTTCGATCGAAACGGCCCGGGCGCAGTGGCAGGTCCGCGCCGAAGGCGTTGCGTTCACGCCCTTCGAACAGCGGGTGCTCGCGACCGGCGTCCCCATAGTGCAAACGGACGACCAGGGGGGCGTCCTGCCGTTGTACGGCAAACCCCTGGCGCACCTGTGTTTTTTTCCGGTGGTGATGCAGCCGGGCCAGCAGTTGCTGCTGATTGTGGGCTGCAAAGTGCCGGAGGCTTATAACGAAACCGATTTTCGTTTTTTCCGACTCATTGGCCAACTGATGCTGAACCGCATCACCAGCCTGCTGGTCTTACAACACCTGGAACAGATTGTAAGCGTACGGACACAAGAGCTACGGCAGGCCAACCAGGAACTCAACACCCTGTTCTACCGCCTGTCGCATAACTTCCGCCGCCCCCTCACGTCGCTCATGGGGTTGTTCGGGCTGATCCGTACGATAACGCCGGAGCCGCAGGTGCACGACATGCTGGGGAAATGCAACGAAGTGTTGTCGGGGATGGATGCGATGCTGCGCAAGCTCAGTACGCTCAGTGAAGTAGAGGCGGTAGAGCAACTGCGTATGCCGCTCAACTTCTACAGCATCGTCGAGATGCTACGGTTGCACTACCAGCCGGCGCTGCAGGACAAACAGATTGCCCTGGACGTGGTGATCGAAGTCACGCAGGAAGTCCACTTTTATGCCTTCGTGGTGCACGCGCTGCTGCAAAATCTCCTGGAAAACGCGATCTTCTTTTTAGGGCAGCACCCTTCACCGGTCCGGCGCATCGGGGTACAAATCCGCGCCCACCAGGGCGAGCTGGAATTGAGCGTCCATGACAACGGACCGGGCATCAGCCCTGCCATTCAGGAGAAGGTCTTTGAGCTTTACTACAAAGGCGACGTTACGTCCAAGGGCGAAGGGCTGGGGCTGTACGTCGTGAAGAAAATCGCAGAACGCTATGCAGGAACAGTCGCCCTGCACAGCCCGGCGACCGGGGGAACGCAGGTCGTCATCCGCTTTGCGTTGCCAGAAGCGTAA